A window of Bradyrhizobium sp. AZCC 1610 contains these coding sequences:
- a CDS encoding GNAT family N-acetyltransferase: protein MSATGAENVKIRDAAPEDAVAACRVLTESISRLCIADHGNDPAILNAWLANKTPETVAAWAAQKGSSLLLAVDGDVILAVGSVTDAGEITLNYVAPDARFRGVSRALLNALEARAVERGNRRCTLTSTETAHRFYRSAGYVDDGVRTGKFGTSSGYPMSKRMVASQP, encoded by the coding sequence TTGAGCGCGACCGGCGCGGAGAATGTGAAGATTCGGGACGCGGCGCCCGAAGACGCCGTCGCAGCCTGCCGCGTTCTGACGGAATCAATTTCCCGCTTATGCATTGCCGATCACGGCAACGACCCGGCGATCCTCAATGCGTGGCTAGCCAACAAGACGCCGGAGACGGTGGCCGCTTGGGCTGCGCAGAAGGGAAGCTCGCTCCTGCTCGCCGTTGACGGCGATGTCATCCTCGCGGTGGGATCCGTGACGGACGCAGGCGAGATCACGCTGAACTACGTGGCGCCCGATGCGCGATTTCGCGGCGTCAGCCGTGCCTTGCTCAACGCGCTCGAAGCCAGAGCGGTGGAGCGCGGCAACAGGCGTTGCACGCTCACCAGTACCGAGACGGCGCATCGCTTCTATCGGTCGGCCGGTTATGTTGACGACGGGGTGCGGACCGGGAAGTTCGGCACGAGCTCTGGCTATCCAATGTCAAAACGGATGGTCGCTTCGCAGCCTTAG
- a CDS encoding efflux RND transporter periplasmic adaptor subunit, giving the protein MKKRSLILLVGAIGILAAAGFVTRSSWMGGSSNAQGPQRPRMVSVELAKAERKSMPVDVDAIGMVTPISSVALKSRLETTIVAVHFADGAKVSEGDLLFTLDSRQIDAQIEQAEGVLARDQAQLEGAQRDLRRFTDLVAKGATTQVNVDNAKTQSDILTGSIKANQAALDNLKVQKSYTTIRAPFSGRISVANVKVGNFVRPADTTPLAVINQMAPVYVTFSVPQRVLVDLREAMAKGVSGVTATIPGHQRSESGKVAMVENTVDMATGMVTVRGIMNNENESLWPGTLVAAKLIIRAEDSIVVPTVAVQRSQSGNFVFVVKDGTAKVQSVKVDRTAQGMSVISEGLTGDESVVVDGQLLLSDGTRVEARAKKAGA; this is encoded by the coding sequence ATGAAAAAGCGTAGCTTGATACTCCTTGTCGGCGCCATTGGCATCCTTGCGGCGGCCGGTTTCGTTACCCGCTCCTCGTGGATGGGCGGCAGCAGCAACGCCCAGGGCCCGCAACGCCCGCGGATGGTATCCGTCGAGCTGGCAAAGGCGGAGCGCAAATCCATGCCCGTCGATGTCGATGCGATCGGAATGGTGACGCCGATCTCCAGCGTAGCGCTGAAGTCGCGGCTGGAAACCACCATCGTCGCGGTGCATTTCGCTGATGGCGCCAAGGTCAGCGAAGGCGATCTGCTGTTCACGCTGGACAGCCGCCAGATCGATGCCCAGATCGAGCAGGCCGAGGGCGTGCTGGCCAGGGACCAGGCACAGCTCGAGGGCGCCCAGCGCGACCTCCGCCGCTTCACCGATCTCGTCGCCAAGGGCGCCACCACGCAGGTCAATGTCGACAACGCCAAAACGCAGTCCGATATCCTGACCGGCTCCATCAAGGCCAATCAGGCGGCGCTCGACAATCTGAAGGTCCAGAAAAGCTACACCACGATCCGCGCGCCGTTCTCGGGGCGCATCAGCGTTGCCAATGTGAAGGTCGGCAATTTCGTCCGCCCGGCCGACACTACCCCGCTGGCGGTGATCAACCAGATGGCGCCGGTCTACGTGACTTTCTCGGTTCCGCAGCGCGTGCTGGTCGATCTGCGCGAGGCCATGGCCAAGGGCGTCTCCGGCGTCACCGCCACCATTCCGGGCCATCAGCGCTCCGAGAGCGGCAAGGTCGCGATGGTCGAAAACACCGTGGATATGGCCACCGGCATGGTCACAGTGCGCGGCATCATGAACAACGAGAACGAGAGTTTGTGGCCGGGGACGCTGGTCGCGGCCAAGCTGATCATCCGAGCTGAGGATTCGATCGTGGTGCCGACGGTCGCCGTGCAGCGCAGCCAGAGCGGCAATTTCGTCTTCGTGGTCAAGGACGGCACAGCCAAGGTCCAGTCGGTCAAGGTCGACCGCACCGCGCAGGGCATGTCGGTGATCTCGGAGGGGCTTACCGGCGACGAAAGCGTTGTTGTCGACGGCCAATTGCTGCTGTCGGACGGAACGCGGGTCGAGGCCCGGGCCAAAAAGGCCGGAGCGTAA
- the xth gene encoding exodeoxyribonuclease III — protein MRIATWNVNSIRQRVDHLLTWLKECSPDIVCLQEIKCVDEAFPRLEIESLGYNVVTHGQKTFNGVALLSKLPFDETQSGLAGDDEDAHARFLEGVVTLKTGVMRIACLYLPNGNPPDTDKYPYKLKWMSRLLEYSKERLKAEEPLVLAGDFNVIPAARDVYNPAAWSNDALFRPQTREAFQSLLGLGLTDALRAVTDEPGLYTFWDYQAGAWQKNWGLRIDHLLLSPQASDRLTNVGVDSYVRGWEKPSDHVPVWADFDLETA, from the coding sequence ATGCGCATTGCAACCTGGAACGTCAATTCGATCCGGCAGCGGGTCGACCATCTCCTGACCTGGCTCAAGGAATGCTCGCCGGACATCGTCTGCCTGCAGGAAATCAAATGCGTCGACGAGGCGTTCCCGCGGCTCGAGATCGAATCGCTCGGCTATAACGTCGTCACCCACGGCCAGAAGACCTTCAATGGTGTCGCGCTACTGTCGAAACTGCCGTTCGACGAGACGCAATCGGGCCTGGCCGGCGACGACGAGGACGCCCACGCCAGGTTCCTCGAAGGCGTGGTCACGCTGAAGACCGGGGTGATGCGGATCGCCTGCCTCTATCTGCCCAACGGCAACCCGCCGGATACGGACAAATATCCCTATAAACTCAAATGGATGTCGCGACTTCTTGAGTACTCGAAGGAGCGGCTTAAGGCGGAAGAGCCGCTGGTGCTCGCAGGCGACTTCAACGTCATTCCGGCCGCTCGCGACGTCTATAACCCGGCCGCCTGGAGCAACGATGCGCTGTTCCGTCCCCAAACCCGCGAGGCCTTCCAGTCCCTGCTCGGCCTCGGGCTGACGGACGCGCTGCGCGCGGTCACCGACGAGCCGGGGCTCTACACCTTCTGGGACTATCAGGCGGGCGCCTGGCAGAAGAACTGGGGCCTTCGAATTGACCATCTCCTGCTGTCGCCGCAGGCCAGCGACCGCCTGACCAATGTCGGCGTCGACAGCTATGTGCGCGGCTGGGAGAAGCCGTCGGACCACGTGCCGGTGTGGGCGGATTTCGACCTGGAGACGGCTTGA
- a CDS encoding tetratricopeptide repeat protein, which produces MRTSRRIIFALMLGAAPVAAPGFAFDGAPVKPDAAPPMMNQPAAAQAVTAQALKKVPPAPPATATAVAASSLTSLQYAAEGGHPVAQWKLGRMYADGNGVIQNDLRAFEYFSRIANAHAEDSPSAPQAAIVANAFVALGRYYLNGIPNSKIKADTDRAREMFSYAASYFGNADAQYDLARLYLKTPDASRDDFRYGARWLGLAAQKGQHQAQAMLGQMLFNGDRLPRQAARGLMWLTLARDNAAPDETWIRESYNRAFAKASDDDRATALQMLEHWVQGKRD; this is translated from the coding sequence ATGCGGACATCTAGGCGTATCATTTTTGCGTTGATGCTGGGGGCCGCGCCGGTGGCAGCTCCCGGATTCGCATTTGATGGCGCACCGGTGAAGCCGGATGCCGCGCCGCCCATGATGAACCAGCCCGCCGCCGCGCAGGCCGTCACTGCGCAGGCCCTGAAGAAGGTTCCGCCGGCGCCACCCGCGACGGCAACGGCTGTTGCCGCGTCCTCGCTGACTTCGCTGCAATACGCCGCCGAGGGTGGCCATCCCGTCGCGCAGTGGAAGCTCGGCCGGATGTATGCAGATGGCAATGGCGTCATCCAGAACGATCTGCGCGCCTTCGAATATTTCAGCCGTATCGCCAACGCGCATGCGGAGGACAGCCCGTCGGCGCCGCAGGCGGCTATCGTCGCCAACGCCTTCGTGGCGCTGGGCCGCTACTACCTGAACGGCATCCCCAATTCCAAGATCAAGGCCGATACGGACCGGGCGCGGGAGATGTTCTCCTATGCCGCGTCCTATTTCGGCAACGCCGACGCGCAATACGATCTGGCGCGGCTTTATCTGAAGACGCCGGACGCCTCGCGGGACGATTTCCGTTACGGCGCGCGCTGGCTTGGTCTGGCTGCCCAGAAGGGCCAGCATCAGGCGCAGGCCATGCTCGGCCAGATGCTGTTCAACGGCGATCGTCTGCCGCGTCAGGCCGCCCGTGGGCTGATGTGGCTGACGCTGGCGCGCGACAACGCGGCCCCCGACGAGACCTGGATCCGGGAAAGCTACAACCGCGCTTTCGCCAAGGCCTCCGACGACGACCGCGCCACGGCGCTGCAGATGCTCGAGCACTGGGTGCAGGGCAAGCGGGACTGA